A single Fusarium oxysporum Fo47 chromosome IV, complete sequence DNA region contains:
- a CDS encoding ribonuclease H2, subunit B produces the protein MSIISFSFSTRPHNCLWRASTHLSWYIFSFGFYKRVALRIFIFLFNYFPYNLAMARTRSTKAAAADTKASEPKSTSSKFSLSSRVENPSKIFILPSKATPEARIVTLPNPRHGRPARYLVCPETGIYEFTKVAIPNTTPRSWLIETSSDSSTDSVKKTGVSMGQDLFLATSIDPLFLVLPALTETQSKSSEGKRLFLSSDDYFDKLPQGSSHLSEIVRCDKTRKLIESRMAEVCDTVEAGDENMFRINESKLVKVVLDKAKRMREGGLAPSMEENFVKKALEAPILVQKRETTEITTTRTESQASNSESADSQSTAATTETEVSETSTAATSLTAETTTENIVSAIEASPEIINLQRLRIAFNFICSGYIAPSLTAQLEDMLKRETIVDFSPLDEYLAKLSKLRAEAMAAHSIDYSRKRGLDEEEDEAFVKKRKMEEEKKKKSLESRGVRDLRKVNTKGMKKMSDFFKKK, from the coding sequence ATGAGTATCATTTCTTTTAGCTTTTCTACCAGACCACATAATTGTCTTTGGAGAGCATCAACGCATCTGTCTTGGTACATTTTCTCCTTTGGATTCTATAAACGAGTAGCTTTGCGCATATTCATATtcctttttaattattttcCATACAATCTTGCAAtggcaaggacaagatcaacCAAAGCTGCTGCAGCTGATACGAAAGCCTCAGAACCTAAATCTACCTCATCCAAGTTCAGTCTGTCGTCTCGGGTAGAGAACCCCTCGAAAATCTTCATACTTCCCTCAAAAGCGACCCCCGAAGCGCGCATCGTCACTCTTCCCAATCCTAGACATGGTCGACCAGCGAGATACCTCGTGTGTCCAGAGACAGGCATATATGAATTCACCAAAGTTGCGATACCAAACACGACTCCTCGAAGTTGGCTGATCGAGACTTCATCAGACTCTTCTACGGATAGCGTCAAGAAGACTGGAGTATCCATGGGCCAGGATCTCTTTCTAGCGACTTCAATCGACCCCTTATTTCTGGTCCTTCCAGCGTTGACGGAAACCCAGTCAAAGAGCTCAGAAGGAAAGCGGCTGTTTCTTTCCAGTGACGACTACTTTGACAAGCTACCACAAGGGTCGTCACATCTATCTGAAATCGTGCGATGCGACAAGACACGGAAGCTCATCGAGAGCCGAATGGCCGAGGTTTGCGATACTGTTGAAGCAGGAGATGAGAACATGTTCCGAATAAATGAGAGTAAACTCGTCAAGGTCGTCCTAGACAAAGCAAAGAGAATGCGCGAGGGCGGACTTGCTCCAAGCATGGAGGAGAATTTCGTGAAGAAGGCTTTGGAAGCACCTATACTCGTACAGAAGCGAGAAACGACAGAGATTACAACAACAAGGACAGAATCGCAGGCATCTAATTCGGAATCTGCCGATTCCCAATCGACTGCTGCAACGACAGAAACAGAAGTATCTGAAACCTCTACCGCAGCCACCTCTTTGACTGCAGAGACAACCACAGAAAATATTGTCAGTGCTATTGAGGCATCTCCTGAAATAATAAATCTTCAGAGATTACGGATTGCTTTTAATTTCATCTGCTCAGGCTACATTGCCCCATCTCTTACAGCTCAACTAGAGGACATGCTGAAAAGGGAGACTATTGTGGACTTCTCGCCTCTGGACGAGTACCTGGCTAAGCTTAGCAAATTGCGCGCCGAAGCCATGGCTGCTCACTCTATCGACTACTCTCGCAAGCGTGGTttggacgaggaagaggacgaggcttttgtcaagaagagaaagatggaggaggaaaagaaaaagaaatcgCTTGAGAGCAGGGGAGTTCGGGATCTCAGGAAAGTCAACACCAAGGGCATGAAAAAGATGAGTGACTTTttcaagaagaagtaa
- a CDS encoding DASH complex subunit Duo1-domain-containing protein produces the protein MADDTTEYTESNIWESPGDDDGPPTSRPRTPRTPKTPKTPTQERPEPIDHEAALRKELEGVRSINESIEGVISTLERAGSNMNTVLSTVNNASVLLNTWTRILSQTEHNQRLILNPAWKGATEDIAEQEAEAIQKQQAAERRAAEEEQRREELRQRREEEEERRRLAATAPARGTRGTRGLRGTTRARGRAATTRSVSSSYTSESTTSSIPSTRGTSNIGRGFGARRARGTR, from the exons ATGGCTGACGATACAACTGAATATACAGAATCCAATATCTGGGAGTCTCCcggagatgatgatggcccACCGACCTCTCGACCCAGAACTCCTAGAACTCCCAAAACCCCCAAAACGCCGACACAAGAACGCCCAGAGCCCATCGACCATGAGGCCGCATTGCgcaaagagcttgaaggtGTTCGGAGCATAAACGAGTCCATTGAGGGTGTCATCTCAACCTTGGAACGTGCAGGGAGTAATATGAAC ACTGTATTGAGCACAGTGAATAATGCTTCcgttcttctcaacacctGGACACGGATACTATCCCAAACCGAGCATAACCAGCGACTAATTCTAAACCCTGCATGGAAAGGCGCAACAGAGGATATTGCTGAAcaagaggctgaagccaTTCAGAAACAGCAGGCTGCTGAGCGAAGAGCTGCCGAAGAGGAACAAAGGCGCGAGGAGTTGCGGCAGCGccgggaagaagaagaggagagacgAAGGCTGGCCGCAACTGCACCTGCACGAGGAACCAGAGGAACTAGAGGGCTCAGGGGTACCACGAGAGCACGAGGCCGAGCCGCCACCACGAGGAGTGTTAGCTCTAGCTATACATCCGAAAGCACTACGTCGAGCATACCGAGCACTCGCGGTACCTCAAACATTGGTCGAGGATTTGGTGCGCGCCGAGCGAGGGGGACTAGATAA